Proteins from a single region of Macaca fascicularis isolate 582-1 chromosome 17, T2T-MFA8v1.1:
- the LAMP1 gene encoding lysosome-associated membrane glycoprotein 1 isoform X2, whose amino-acid sequence MFVSSLTHCASAAMFMVKNGNGTACIMANFSAAFSVNYDTKSGPKNMTFDLPSDAKVVLNSSSCGKENTSDPSLVIAFGRGQTLTLNFTRNATRYSVQLMSFVYNLSDTHLFPNASSKEIKTVESITDIRADIDKKYRCVSGTQVHMNNVTVTLHDATIQAYLSNSSFSREETRCEQDRPSPTTAPPAPPSPSPSPVPESPSVDKYNVSGTNGTCLLASMGLQLNLTYERKDNTTVTRLLNINPNKTLASGSCGAHLVTLELHSEGSTVLLFQFGMNASSSRFFLQGIQLNTTLPDARDPAFKAANSSLRALQATVGNSYKCNAEEHVRVTKAFSVNIFKVWVQAFKVEGGQFGSVEECLLDENNMLIPIAVGGALAGLVLIVLIAYLVGRKRSHAGYQTI is encoded by the exons GCCTCACGCATTGTGCATCAGCAGCAATGTTTATGGTGAAAAATGGCAACGGGACCGCTTGCATAATGGCCAACTTCTCTGCTGCCTTCTCAGTGAACTACGACACCAAGAGTGGCCCTAAG AACATGACCTTTGACCTGCCATCAGATGCCAAAGTAGTGCTCAACAGCAGCTCCTGTGGCAAAGAGAACACTTCTGACCCCAGCCTCGTGATCGCTTTTGGAAGAGGACAGACACTAACCCTCAATTTCACAAGAAATGCAACTCGTTACAGCGTCCAGCTCATGAGTTTTGTTTATAACTTGTCAGACACACACCTTTTCCCCAATGCAAGCTCCAAAG aaATCAAGACTGTGGAATCTATAACTGACATCAGGGCAGATATAGATAAAAAATACAGATGTGTTAGTGGCACCCAGGTCCACATGAACAACGTGACCGTCACGCTCCACGATGCCACCATCCAGGCATACCTTTCCAACAGCAGCTTCAGCAGGGAAG AGACGCGCTGTGAACAAGACAGGCCTTCCCCAACCACAGCGCCGCCTGCGCCACCCAGCCCCTCGCCCTCACCCGTGCCCGAGAGCCCCTCTGTGGACAAGTACAACGTGAGCGGCACCAATGGGACCTGCCTGCTGGCCAGCATGGGGCTGCAGCTGAACCTCACCTATGAGAGGAAGGACAACACG ACGGTGACAAGGCTTCTCAACATCAACCCCAACAAGACCTTGGCCAGCGGGAGCTGCGGCGCCCACCTGGTGACTCTGGAGCTGCACAGCGAGGGCAGCACCGTCCTGCTCTTCCAGTTCGGGATG aatgcAAGTTCTAGCCGGTTTTTCCTACAAGGAATCCAGTTGAATACAACTCTTCCTGACGCCAGAG ACCCTGCCTTTAAAGCTGCCAACAGCTCCCTGAGAGCCCTGCAGGCCACCGTCGGCAACTCCTACAAGTGCAACGCCGAGGAGCACGTCCGCGTCACGAAGGCCTTTTCAGTCAACATATTCAAAGTGTGGGTCCAGGCTTTCAAGGTGGAAGGTGGCCAGTTTGGCTCTG TGGAGGAGTGTCTGCTGGACGAGAACAACATGCTGATCCCCATCGCTGTGGGCGGTGCCCTGGCGGGGCTGGTCCTCATCGTCCTCATCGCCTACCTCGTCGGCAGGAAGAGGAGTCACGCCGGCTACCAGACGATCTAG
- the LAMP1 gene encoding lysosome-associated membrane glycoprotein 1 isoform X1 produces MAAPGSARRSLLLLLLLLGLTHCASAAMFMVKNGNGTACIMANFSAAFSVNYDTKSGPKNMTFDLPSDAKVVLNSSSCGKENTSDPSLVIAFGRGQTLTLNFTRNATRYSVQLMSFVYNLSDTHLFPNASSKEIKTVESITDIRADIDKKYRCVSGTQVHMNNVTVTLHDATIQAYLSNSSFSREETRCEQDRPSPTTAPPAPPSPSPSPVPESPSVDKYNVSGTNGTCLLASMGLQLNLTYERKDNTTVTRLLNINPNKTLASGSCGAHLVTLELHSEGSTVLLFQFGMNASSSRFFLQGIQLNTTLPDARDPAFKAANSSLRALQATVGNSYKCNAEEHVRVTKAFSVNIFKVWVQAFKVEGGQFGSVEECLLDENNMLIPIAVGGALAGLVLIVLIAYLVGRKRSHAGYQTI; encoded by the exons GCCTCACGCATTGTGCATCAGCAGCAATGTTTATGGTGAAAAATGGCAACGGGACCGCTTGCATAATGGCCAACTTCTCTGCTGCCTTCTCAGTGAACTACGACACCAAGAGTGGCCCTAAG AACATGACCTTTGACCTGCCATCAGATGCCAAAGTAGTGCTCAACAGCAGCTCCTGTGGCAAAGAGAACACTTCTGACCCCAGCCTCGTGATCGCTTTTGGAAGAGGACAGACACTAACCCTCAATTTCACAAGAAATGCAACTCGTTACAGCGTCCAGCTCATGAGTTTTGTTTATAACTTGTCAGACACACACCTTTTCCCCAATGCAAGCTCCAAAG aaATCAAGACTGTGGAATCTATAACTGACATCAGGGCAGATATAGATAAAAAATACAGATGTGTTAGTGGCACCCAGGTCCACATGAACAACGTGACCGTCACGCTCCACGATGCCACCATCCAGGCATACCTTTCCAACAGCAGCTTCAGCAGGGAAG AGACGCGCTGTGAACAAGACAGGCCTTCCCCAACCACAGCGCCGCCTGCGCCACCCAGCCCCTCGCCCTCACCCGTGCCCGAGAGCCCCTCTGTGGACAAGTACAACGTGAGCGGCACCAATGGGACCTGCCTGCTGGCCAGCATGGGGCTGCAGCTGAACCTCACCTATGAGAGGAAGGACAACACG ACGGTGACAAGGCTTCTCAACATCAACCCCAACAAGACCTTGGCCAGCGGGAGCTGCGGCGCCCACCTGGTGACTCTGGAGCTGCACAGCGAGGGCAGCACCGTCCTGCTCTTCCAGTTCGGGATG aatgcAAGTTCTAGCCGGTTTTTCCTACAAGGAATCCAGTTGAATACAACTCTTCCTGACGCCAGAG ACCCTGCCTTTAAAGCTGCCAACAGCTCCCTGAGAGCCCTGCAGGCCACCGTCGGCAACTCCTACAAGTGCAACGCCGAGGAGCACGTCCGCGTCACGAAGGCCTTTTCAGTCAACATATTCAAAGTGTGGGTCCAGGCTTTCAAGGTGGAAGGTGGCCAGTTTGGCTCTG TGGAGGAGTGTCTGCTGGACGAGAACAACATGCTGATCCCCATCGCTGTGGGCGGTGCCCTGGCGGGGCTGGTCCTCATCGTCCTCATCGCCTACCTCGTCGGCAGGAAGAGGAGTCACGCCGGCTACCAGACGATCTAG